The Candidatus Thorarchaeota archaeon genome includes the window CCATCTGTGGCGTAGCAGCACCATAATAGACAGGCGTAGCGAGTATTATGCCGTCAGCCTCAACCATCTTTTTGAAGATTGCGTCGAAATCGTCTTTGATGTGGCACTCACCCTTTTCACAAGCATGGCATGCGTCGCATGGTTGAATCTTTTTTCCGGCTAGGCTGATGAGTTCTGTTTTGATTCCATTTTTCTGAATTTCCTCTAACGCTATCCGAGTTAGAGTTTCAGTGTTTCCTCCTCGTCTCGGACTGCCAACAATAGCAACAACTTTCATTTCAGCTCGCCTTGTTTTTCTGAATTTGTTCCTCAAACATAAAATTCTTGTGCCCTATTGAACAGCATTTCATGTGTTAAGGGGCAAATATGCCAATTCTTAGACTGGTGTTCTCTTGAAAAATTCTGTCTCTAGTATAATGGCGCACGAACAAGAAATCAGATATGCGTGTATTCTGCTCTTTCACTTAAGTAGTTTATGGCTTCAAGCGTGGACTTGACGAAACCCAGTAGGCTTAGAAGAGTGGCTATTGTGAAAAATAATCGCAGATCGATGACTAGATTTATGTTTTGATAGGTCGCACCGCACAGCCCGTCTTTCATTGAGAAGACTAAATAGCAA containing:
- a CDS encoding flavodoxin family protein, which gives rise to MKVVAIVGSPRRGGNTETLTRIALEEIQKNGIKTELISLAGKKIQPCDACHACEKGECHIKDDFDAIFKKMVEADGIILATPVYYGAATPQMVSLISRFYGVDGQPLRNKAGGPIVVARRAGQNFTLAQLLFFFMIEEMIVPGSTYWNMAFGRSKGEVLKDEEGVRTIRNFGQKLAWLLKKINK